Below is a window of Desulfonispora thiosulfatigenes DSM 11270 DNA.
TGATTTAGAAATAGTAACAGATAAAAAGCCGACTGAGGAAGAACTTGAAGAACTATTATTTGCTTGGAAAGTAGTAAAACAAGTTAAATCTAATGCTATCGTAGTCGCTAAAGATAACCAAACAATTGGGGTAGGCGCAGGTCAAATGAACAGGGTGGGTTCAGCTAATATTGCGTTTAACCAAGGTGGTAAAAATTGCAGAGGCGCGGTCCTTGCAAGCGATGCCTTTTTCCCATTTAGAGATACAATTGATAATGCAGCAAAAGCAGGAATAAAAGCGATCATACAACCTGGTGGATCTGTAAGAGATGATGAATCAATAAAAGCATGTAATGAACATCATATAGCTATGGTATTTACAGGAGTTAGACACTTTAAACACTAATTTTTTGCAAAACAAAAGAGGTGATTTTGATGCAAGTTTTAATTATTGGTAGTGGTGGTAGAGAACATGCATTAGCATGGAAAATAAGTCAAAGTCCAAAAGTTTCACAAATATATTGCGCTCCTGGAAATGCGGGTATAAGTGAATATGCGACTTGTATAGAGATTAAAGATAATAATTTAGATGAATTACTATCCTTTGCCAAAGAAAAACAAATTGATTTAACTATTGTAGGCCCTGAAATTCCACTTAGTTTAGGAATTGTTGATTTATTTAATGATAACGGACTAAAGATATTTGGTCCTTCTAAATTAGCAGCAGAAATAGAAGGAAGTAAAGCTTTTTCAAAAGATTTAATGAAAAAATATAATATACCTACGGCAGAATATGAAATCTTTACAGAGGTAGAACCTGCTAAGGACTATTTACAAGATATAGGAATTCCTTGTGTAGTTAAGGCTGATGGATTAGCTGCAGGAAAAGGAGTAATGGTTTGCTTTACTGAAGAAGAAGCATTAAAAGCAATATATGAAATTTTATTAGACCAAAAGTTCGGAGATGCAGGAGCAAGACTGGTTATTGAAGAATATTTAGAAGGTCAAGAAGTAAGTATGTTAGCTTTTTCAGATGGAAAAACTATAGTTCCAATGGTTTCAGCGCAAGATCATAAGCAAGTTTTTGATAATGACAAAGGACCTAATACAGGGGGCATGGGAGCTTATTCACCAGCACCAATTTACACTGATGAGATACATGACTTTGTCGTTACTGAAGTATTAGAAAAAACGATAAAGGCAATGGAAATTGAAGGCAGAAATTATCAAGGTATCTTATATGCGGGGTTAATGTTAACCCCTAAAGGACCAAAGGTTTTAGAATATAATGCACGTTTTGGCGATCCCGAAACACAAGTTGTCCTTCCGCGTTTAGAAACTGATTTAATTGTTATTATAGAAGCAATTTTAGAAAACACCCTAGATAAGATTACAATTAAATGGTCTCAGGAAGCTGCCGTATGTGTAGTAATGGCATCTGGTGGTTATCCTGGTGATTATGAAAAAGATAAAGTAATCACAGGTTTAGAAAAGGTTAGTGAACCTACAAGGATTTTTCATGCAGGAACAGCTACAAAAAATGGGCAAATTGTCACAAATGGTGGACGTGTTTTAGGTGTCACGGCCTTAGGAAAGACTATTCAAGAAGCAATTAATAATGCTTATAAAGGAGTAGAAAAAATTAATTTTGCTGATGTTCATTATCGAAAGGACATTGGGGCAAAAGCAGTAAAGGGCTAGTAGTTTCTAGCTCTTTTTTTGTTTTATATGGTATATTTAAAAGAAAAGAAAAGAAAAGAAAAGAAAAGAAAAGAAAAGAAAAGAAAAAGGAGGTAAATAATGAATAAAGCTATAATATTAGTCAGCCATGGAAGTGTTAGGCCTGAAACAAGGGAACAATTAGAGGAACTAGCAAATAGGATAAAAGAAAAGTATTCAGATTACGATGTGAATTTATCTTTTTCAGGGAAAATAATAATAAAGCTCTTAAAAGAAAAATATAATATAATTATGAAGACACCCAAGGAAGAATTAACTAGATTAATCCAAGAAGGCTATACAGAAATTATCGTTCAATCTCTACATATTTTACCTGGTCTAGAGTTCCATGGATTATTAAAAGATATTAGTGAATTTAAAGGTGCAAATATTAAAGTGGGTTATCCATTATTATCAAGTAATACAGATTACTCAAAATCAGCAAAGGCAATACAAATGTTATTTCCGAATTTAGAAGAAAAGCAAGGAGTAGTCTTAATGGGTCATGGAACATATCACCCAAGCAACTCAGGTTATGCTTGTTTACAAAACCATTTTTATGATCAAGAAAAGAACTTTTTTATTGCAAACGTAAAAGGGTATCCAAAGTTGGAACATATTATAGGTAAGCTACATAAGCTAAATATAAACCAAATAGTCTTAATGCCTTATCTTTTAACTGTTGGTAATCATGTTTATGAAGATATGATAGGCAATGACAATTCTTTTATTAAAGTACTAGAAAAAGAAGGTATCAAGGTAATTCCATATCTAAAAGGATTAGTAGAAGATGTTAATCATCAAGATATATTTATCGAACATATTAATGATGCAATTTCTGGAATAACATTAAAAGATAAGTTTAAATTAGATGCATAAATACAAAGACATTCTTAAGATAGAATGTCTTTATTAAAAAATTGCCAATAAATCAAATTTTCAGAATTTACTAAAAGTTAATTATGTGGTAGAATAAATTCACAGATGAAGGAATTACAGAACGAAAGATTAACAGCCTAAAGAATAAATAAAGATAAAGGGAGATGATTTAATGACAAGGGAAGAATTTTTAATCAAAATGGATGAAAAGTTAGCAAATAGAGTTACCTTTTCTAGAGAAGAACTGAGTAAAATTGGATTAGCCTTTACATTACCTAACTTATCTAGCGAAATTATTGATTGCGAAAAATCACATAAGAGCTCCTTAATCTTTAAATTTGATGATAAAAATGGTGTTAAATTTTACAAATTATCTGTAGCAAATATCAATGATACTTACATCATACCATTTAATTTCAGTAAATTTCTTTTAAAAGAAGTAACAGCTGAAGAAGTTTTAATAAAGTTAGACATCTTAAAGAATAATGTGGCTTATCAGTTCTCTATAAGTGAATTTGGTAAATCTACCATCAAGCAATTAGAACATGTCAATAATTATAAAAATGTAAGAAGAGATTTACTGCATCCTAAATTCTTATATATTTATCGGGGCAGAACTGATAATGTAATGGGAGATTATACGTTAACTCATCCTAAGGTTATTTTAAAATGGTTAGCTCGTAGAGAAGATAAAGTGGCTGAAAATAAAGAAAGCGAATTTTTAGATAAAGAAAATCCATATGTTGATATAATTATCAATGAATCTGGAGAAGTTTTTAGATTTTATTGGAAAGATAATAATAAAGAGATAAAACAAAGACTATTAGCAATTTTAAAGAAAAGTAGAGTGTTTTATGGCACTACATTTATTAAAAACGAAGTTGAAGAGCAATGTATATAGAGTATTATATTTTAAGATGAGAGTCTTCTAGCTGAGCGCAGAAGGCTCTTTTTTTATGTAGATTAAAAACATAAGTTTGTAGATAAAATATAAAATTATAAAAAATATAAAATAAAAAGATAAACATCTAAACAAATAAAAATAATAAAACAAAAGGATTCCAAAGATTTGAAATCCTTTTGTGATTATTGGTTATTTTTTAAATTTCTTATAGCTGCCTGGGTATCAATTAAACCAGATCCTTGAAGATTTGCATCTAAATTATTTACACCCCTAGCAGAATTAATAAGAATAGTCTTAACTTGGTCGGGTGTTAAGGAACTATCAATTTGTAAAATTTGAGCAACAACACCGGAACATACACCTGAAGCCATGGAGGTACCGGAGAGAGTAGTATAATAATCATCTACCTTTGTGCCTTTAGATACCCCTTTAGATAAAAGAGAAGTGATTTTTACTCCAGGAGCTAAAATATCAGGCTTAGTTAAACCATCTATCGTAGGACCACGACTTGAAAAACTTGCTACATCATCATCTCTAGTTTTAACCGTTTGTTTAGTATCTAGAGCACCTACTGTTATTATAGAAGGATGAATTCCAGGTGAATCTATTGTTTTAGGATCAGGGCCACTATTACCTGCAGCAGCACAAACTACAATACCTGATTTCCAAGCCTTTTCTGCAGCTAAACATAGAGGATCCTTTTCATAAGTTTGAGAGGCAGCAGTACCTAGGGATAGATTAATAACTCTAATATTCAGTCTTTCTTTATATCTTATACACCATTCGAGTGCTCTAACAATAGTAGAAATATTACCTGAACCATCCTTATCTAGCACCTTTACACCGATAATATTTGCTTCAGGAGCGGGTGCAGTATAGCGAAAAGAAGAATGTTTTCCACTAGCAGCTACGTTTCCAGCTACATGCGTACCATGACCATTATCATCATAGGGATATTTTTTTCTCCTGACAAAATCTTTAAAGGCAATAATTCTATCCTCTAGATCAGGATGATTATAGATGCCTGTATCTAATACAGCTACTCCTACACCTTTACCAGTAATGTTTTTTCTCCACAATTTACTTGAATTAATAGATGGAGAGGCAATATCTAACAAGGCTCTTACTTTACCATCATGCCAGACATTTTTGACTAAAGGATTTTTCATTAATAATTCAAGATTTTTAGTATTAACAGTAGTAGTGAAAAAGTTAATTAAAGGTATTTCTGAATCAATAACACATTTTGCAGTTTTGGCAATTTCTCTAATAGCTAATTCTTTATTACGCTGACTTTCAAATTCTACGATAACTGGAATTTTGTTTTTATGAAATCCTAAGCGAAAAAAAGGCTGATCTATATTAGAAAAATTTGATTTTAAAGTAGGGCATAACTTGTGGGAATACGTTTCAAACCAGTCGTTATTACTAAATCTCATACTATCCCCCCTAAAGAAAACTATAGGATATAGTATGAAATTAAAATTAAATGGTCACAAATATTGTAGTAGAAAAAAAAGCTAGAACATTAATGTTCTAGCTGAAAAAGTACATTTTCATATCTTTTTAATAAGAGTGAATTAGTTACAACGGAGACTGATGAAAAGGCCATAGCTAAACCTGCCCATTCAGGAGGTAGAAGATGACCGGTTAGAGGAAACAGTAAACCAGCAGCGATTGGAATGCCTAATACATTATAAAATAGGGCCCAAAATAAGTTTTGCTTGATTTTTGTTAAAGTTTTTCTTCCTAAACGAATTGCTCTTTCAACATCTAGTAAATTGTTTTTTACTAAAATAATGTCGCCCGTTTCTTTAGCTACATCTGTACCTGAACCAATTGCAATTCCGATATCAGCTTGAGCCAGGGCAGGGGCATCATTAATTCCATCGCCAACCATAGCAACTTTGTATTTTTTTGCTTGATAGTCTTTAATTATATTTATTTTGTCTTCTGGTAGTATTTCCGCTATTATCTCATCGATCCCAACTTCTTGACCTACTACATTTGCTACCTTTTGATTATCACCTGTAATCATAAATGTTTTAATTCCTAATTCATGAAGTCGAGAAATTGCTTCCTTAGTAGTTTCTTTTAAGACATCAGCTAAAGCAATTATACCAATACATTTTTGATCTAAAGCTATAAACATAGTTGTTTTTCCTTCGGAGGCAAGTTTATTAAAATCATCTAAAGTATTTTGGTAATTAACCTTATATTTTGTCATTAATTTAATATTTCCGATAAGTAAGGTTTGTCTGTTATAAGTACATTTGATGCCATGACCACTTTCTTCAAAATAATCAGTAACATCTTCAATTATGATATTTTCACGATGAGCTTCTTTTACAATAGCTTGAGCTAAGGGATGAAGAGAAGGTTTTTCACCTGCTGCTGTAATTTTAAGTACTTCATCCCTAGAATACTTTTCAAAAGATACTATATCTGTAACTTCTGGAGTTCCTTTAGTTAAGGTGCCTGTTTTATCAAAGCCAATAGCATCTAATGTAGCTATTTCTTCTAAAACAGCAGCAGACTTAAATAAAATCCCACGGTTTAGCCCAATACCACTACCTACCATAATGGCCGTAGGTGTAGCAAGTCCTAAAGCACAAGGGCAAGCTATAACTAAGACAGCTATACTTGCAGTAAAGGCAAAAACAAAGTCAGAATCTACAATAAAATACCAAACTAAAAATGTGATAACAGAAATAGTTACAACTATAGGTACAAAATACTGGGATATTTTATCAGCAAGTCTCTGAATAGGAGGCTTTACTCCTTGAGCATCTTCGACCATTTTTATAATATTAGAGAGAACGGTATCTTTACCTGTTTTAGTTGTTTTAACTTTGATACTCCCAGATTTATTAATTGTTGCTCCAATTACTTCGGCACCAACTGATTTTTCGATAGGTATTGATTCTCCAGTAAGCATTGATTCGTCTATACTTGTTTGTCCTTCAATAATTTCCCCATCAACAGGAACTTTCTCACCAGGTTTAACTACTACAATATCACCTATTTGAAGACTAGAAGCACTAACTTCTTTTTCATCTCCATCTATAAAAATTCGCGCTTTATCAGCTTGTAATTCAAGAAGAGACTTTAAGGCTGTGGTAGCTTTACCCTTAGCTCTTGCCTCTAAAAATTTACCAAACCGGATAAAGGTGATCAGGATTGCTGAAGTATCAAAGAAGGTAGGCCCTTCAAAGAAAATATCAGGAAAAGTGGTTAATACACTGTATCCATAAGCAGCCGTAATTCCTAATGAAACAAGCACGTCCATATTCGCGGCTCCATTTTTTAAGGCATGATATGCACTTTTATAAAAGGTTAATCCTGCGGTAAATTGAACAATAGTAGCAATAAAGAACATAAAATAGATAACCCCGGGAGTCATTGGTAAAAACCACATAATCGGCATCAGGGGAAGAGATAAAACAGCACTAAAGATAAGCCAATTTCTTTCTTTGTTAGCTATTTGCAGATCATCTTTATCATCTTTATTTTTTAAAGGTTCATAACCAGCATCACGAACTTTTGCAAAAATTGTATCAATATTTATAGTTTCAGGATCAAATTCAACACTTACTGTTTCATTTGCAAAATTGACAGCAGTTTTTTGAACTCCCTTTGTCCCATTTAACTTTTTTTCAATAGCTAAAGCACAATTAGCACATGTCATTCCATTTACTTTAAACTGCGTTTTATTTTCCTTGGTCTTTACTCCATAGCCCAGGTCTTTGATTTTATTAATTATTTCTTCATCTTTCACTTTATCTGTATCTATTTCCACAGAAAGTTTTTCAGAGGCAAAATTAACATTTGCAGTTTTTATTCCATCCATAGTTTTAACCTTTTTTTCAATAGCCATAGCGCAATTAGCGCAAGTCATACCCGTTAGTTCAAATTGCTTTGTTACTGTTTTATTTTCTTTTTCACTAGGCGTAATGATTTCAGGTGGCTGAACCTTAGTATCGATCTGTGTTTTTTCTGTATTTGTAGGCTCATCTATGGACTCCACAGCCTTTGATTCTGTAGGATAGCCTGCTTTAGTAATAGCTTCTTTAATTGCTGTTAAATCAATTTGCTCAGGGTCATAGCTAAAACTAGCTGTTTCATCTTCAAGCGTAACTTCTACATCTTTAATACTCGGTAACTTTTCTAAAATAGTCGTAACTCTTTTTACGCAGTGTCCGCAAGTCATATCATAGACTTTGATTTTTTCGTTCATTAACTCAACTCCTCTCTATATTAGTAATTATTTCCGCATTTAAAACATAGTATACCCCCCTATCATATGTGTCAAGATATGCTAGGATTAAAATACTCAATCTTTTATTAGAATTTATAAAAATAGAAGCAAGTAACTTTAAAGTTACTTGCTTCTATTTATTATTTCAAATTATGTGATTTTAAAATTAAACTTAAACTATACCTTGGTCAAGCATTGCATCAGCAACTTTAACAAAACCAGCTATATTTGCACCTGCTGCATAGTTAATATAGTCGCCTTCTTTACCATAAGTCATGCATTGTTCATGGATATTTTTCATAATTGTTGAAAGTCTTTCATCAACCTCATCACGGCACCAACATAAACGCATACTATTTTGCGTCATTTCTAGACCACTAGTACTTACGCCACCGGCATTTACGGCTTTAGCTGGTCCATAAAGAATTTTAGCACTTAAAAAAACATCGAAAGCTCCAGGTGTACTAGGCATATTAGCGCCTTCAGCAACGCAGAAACAACCATTTTTAATAAGTTCTTTAGCATCATCGCCATTGATTTCATTTTGGGTAGCACAAGGAATAGCAATATCACATTTAATAGACCATGGACGCTTTCCTTCTAAATATTCACATCCATAATGATCTGCATATTCTTTAATACGACCACGTTTAACATTTTTAAGTTCTTTAATGAAATCTAATTTTTCTTCGGTGATACCTTCTGGATCATAAATAGTACCATTAGAATCAGATAAAGTAACAACCTTAGCTCCTAGGTGAATTGCTTTTTCAGTAGCAAATTGAGCAACATTACCTGAGCCAGAGATTAATATTGTTTTACCTTCAATACTTTTACCATGTGCTTCAAGCATTTCCTTAGCAAAATAAAGGGTACCATAGCCTGTAGATTCAGGTCTAATTAAACTACCACCCCAGTTACGTCCTTTTCCAGTTAATACTCCGGTAAATTCGTTTTGCAACTTTTTATATTGGCCAAACATATATCCTACTTCACGAGCACCTACTCCAATATCACCAGCTGGAACGTCAGTATTTGGACCGATATGTCTATATAATTCTGACATAAATGATTGGCAAAAACGCATTACTTCATTATCAGATTTGCCTTTAGGATCGAAGTCAGCACCGCCTTTACCACCACCCATAGGAAGGGTGGTTAAAGAGTTTTTAAAAACTTGTTCAAAAGCTAAAAATTTTAATACGCTTAAGCAAACTGAAGGGTGAAAACGAATACCACCTTTATAAGGCCCAATAGCACTATTCATTTGCACGCGATATCCACGATTTACATGGACTTCACCTTTATCATCTACCCAAGGAACTCTAAATATAATCACTCTTTCAGGTTCTGCTATTCTCTCTAAAATTTTAGCATCAGTATATTTAGGATTTTTGTCTAAAAAAGGAGCAAGAGTAGAGGCAACCTCATGAACTGCTTGATGAAATTCTTTTTCTTCAGGATCCCTTGCAATTATTTTTTCCATAAATGAATCTAAATTAAACGCCATTATAATATCCTCCTATTGTTTAATCCTTTTATAAGGTCAAAAAGGTTAAAATATTTTATATTACATCTAATGATTAAAAATTACTTCTATTAATTGTTACGGTTTTAATTTTAGCAAAAGGATATTTTAATACAATAGAGTTAGAGAAAGTATATTGTATACTAAGGTGTATGATTAAGTAAATTCATTGCTGTTAACATATTTTAATACATAATTTTTTTAAAAAGGCTAATAATACTATTAGGAGGTGTAATTAATGCGAAAGAAAAATAATACTACTAGTATGGCGGTTACAGGCGTAGGTACTTTAGTAACAGGTGCAGGAGCATTGTTGCGGGGAAGAGTAGGAGCTGGAGTAATGGGTTTTGGTTTAGCCCACGTTGTACTGGGTGTATTAGATAATTTTCGACCTAAAAGTCGTTGGTAATTTTGCATTAAGAACCCTTTTAACGCCGTCCTTAGGGACGGTTTTTTATTTTATAGTTAAATAAGTATAATTTATTTGTTATACATTTAACAAAACATTAAGTGAATTGTTATCAATATAATGAGAAATATATATATTTAATAAATAAAAGAAATAAGATAACAGTATTTTACAAAGTGTTCGTTACTTAATAGAATAGTATTAAAGATTCAGACAATTAGAGGGAAAGAGATTATAAACTAATTTTAAGGTGTTAAAGTTGATTTAAATGTTAAAGATGGGGGTTGATATTATGGATACTAAAAAAATAATACCGGGTTTATTATTTACAACTGCATTAGCTTGGGTTTCAATAAAAATCCAAAACTTAGAAGTATTACAAAATATGCACTTAAGCTCATTAATTGTAGCGATAGTGTTAGGTATGTTAATCAAGAATATATTGCCAGTTCCTGAAACTTTTTCTGCAGGGATTACTTTTTCAGTAAAGCGTGTTTTAAGATTAGCAATTATATTATTAGGTTTTAAATTAAGTTTTGCAGAGGTAACACAAATTGGTGGTAGAGGATTTATTTTAGTATTTTTTGTTACTATCATTACCATTTTATTTACTGTTTGGTTAGGTAAAAAAATGGGTTTAGATGATAAATTAGCTTTACTAATTGGAGCAGGATCTTCAATATGTGGAGCATCAGCAATTGCAGCCGTAGCCCCAGTCGTTGATGCTGATGAAAGAGATACTACTTTTGCAATTGCAACTGTAACCATTTTTGGAACCATAGCAATGTTTGCTTTCCCTTTTATGTATAAAGTATTTCATTTACCAAATCTGCTATACGCAGTTTGGGCAGGATCATCTATTCATGAAGTTGCTCAAGTGGTAGCTGCAGGGTTTGCTGCAGGAGATGAAGCAGGACAGTTTGCAACTTTAATAAAATTAACGAGAGTATTATTAATCATACCGATAGCAATCTTTTTAGGAGTTAAAGAAGCTAAGAAAAAACAAAATGGAAAAACAATTAGCATGAAGCAAATAACTATACCTTGGTTTGTATTTGGGTTTTTAGCAGTAGTAATAATTAATTCAATTAACATAGTACCTCAAAACTTAACAGGTCAATTTCTTGCTATCGATGCATTTTTATTAACAATTGCAATGGGTGGTATGGGGCTGTCAACAGATCTAGAAAAAATGAAAAAGGTAGGAATGAAACCTTTTTACCTAGGACTTACTACTTCAGTGTTTATCGCAGTTTTAGGATTTGCAGCATCTAAACTATTATTTACTGGATTTTAAAATGAAATAAATAAATTATTATTCACTGAAATGAAGTTTATGCCTCCTAGCTAAAAATTTTAATTAGTTAGGAGGTATCTTTATGAGCTTATAAGCATAAGATATTTTTATAATAATGATAATTAGGTTATAATAGATTCGATAGTTACATTATTAACAAGGATAAAATTTAAAAGATTGAAAATACTATCTATGGAGGTAAGGTAAATGAAACGAATATTTTGTATTTTACTTTGGTTTATAACTTTAGTTGTAATCGCATTTTCTCTATTTAATACTCTTTCTTTCCAATACTTCTGGGCGGTAATTATATTTTTAAGTATTTATTTTGGTTTAAATACATCTCAAGAAATTAAGATATCAGATGAAATGAGCCATCAAATAATTACATGGGTAAATAAATATAAACAGTATTCGTATTGTGAACGCCAATGGTTTTTAGAAAAAGTAGTTAATAGGTCTGTAGCCAGTAATAAATCACAAGAAGCTATTAAATTTTTAAATTATATCCTAAAAGCAGAACCTGATAATGATTTAGCTAAAAACTTAATGGTATCAATCTGGGGAATGGAAGTTTTAAATACTTATACTCAAAATAAAAGGTAATGACAAAATGTCATTGCCTTTTTTTGTCTATAAGCAAAAGGTAAGATATTTCACAAGGTGATTAGTAAATTTTATACCTAATACTTTTTAAAGATGATGTTTGAAATAAAAATAATAGATTTTACAGGTGAAGCTTAAATGTTTAGAATATTATTAATAGTTAGATAAATAATAAGGAGGAAATCAAATGAGCGTTAAAAGCAATATTTTACCTGGTCTTGTGTTAGCAGGTGTAATTGCCGGAGTATCTCAGTACCTGGAAGAATTGATTGTTATAGGAGGACAGCATCCGATAAGTGGAGTAATTCTTGCAATTTTGATAGGTATTCTTATTAAAAATACAGTCAAAGTTGGCGATTCATTTCAACCAGGAATTCGTTTTGCATTACAAAAAGTTTTAAAAGGTGCTATTATTTTGTTAGGATTAAGTTTAAGTTTTACAGCTGTTCTAAAAACAGGTGCTGATGCATTAATAATTATTTTAATCTGTGTAACTGCTGCTATTTCTTTAACCTTTTTTATTGGTAAGAAAATGGGATTACCAGATAAGTTAGCAGCCTTAATTGGTATTGGTTGTGCAATTTGTGGATCAACTGCTATCTGTGCAGCAGCTCCTGCAATTGAAGCTGAAGATGAAGATGTAACATTTTCGGTTGCAACGATTACTCTTTTTGGTGTAGTAGCAATCTTCCTTTATCCAATAATCGGTAAAATGTTATTATTAACAGACATGCAATTTGGTACTTGGTCAGGTATTGCTGTACATGAAACGGCTCAAGTTATTGCAGCTGGATTTGCTTATAGCGATGAAGCAGGTAAAATTGCGACTGTTGTAAAATTAACTCGTACAGTTTTATTAGCACCACTAGTATTAATATTTGGTATTATTTATGCAAGACAAAAGCAAGGTTCAACTACTCAAAAGGTAAATTATTTAAGAATATTCCCTTGGTTTGTTTTAGGTTTCATTGCATTAGCTATTTTCCGTACTTATGGTGATACAATTTGGATGGATAGCGCTCAATGGACTGCATTCTTAGCTCAAGGTAAAACTATTGCAAAATTCTTAATTGTAGTAGCTATGGCTGGTGTTGGACTATTAACAAACTTTGAAGACATGAAAAGAGTAGGTATTAAACCGTTTATAGTTGGCTTAATTGCTTCAGTAATAATGGCAGTATTTAGTATTATTTTGGTTTATGCTTTAGGTATATAGATATTAGAATAATATGATTAAAAAAGTGCTATTAATAGCACTTTTTTAATGTAAAAAAATAATACTTTTTGACAAATACAATGATTTTATGTAATATTTAAACATTGCTATATTTGTAATATTAAAACTTAATACTCGTGGGATGAAGGTTACAGGAGAAGAACTTAGTTCTGCCGAAGGGTTATGATTTTAAATAATCGAAGATCTCAGGCTTCCTAACATGGAAAAGTACTGTAACTGGACCAGCCTCTGGAGAGACCTATTAAATTAGGCGCCGAAGGAGCAAATCTATTTTGTAAACCTTTTATTTTCTTAGTTGAGTAAAGATAATCAATAAGAGAAGAAAAATGGTTATAATTAGATAAACTCTCAGGCAAAAGGACAGGGGATGTGAGAATAATAAGATATATAAGTTAATATTATATCTTATTTGTGATATATTTTTTTTGAAATATATCTTCGCACTCCTGAGAATTTATCCAAAGAGGCTAAGTAGATACTTAGTCTTTTTTTATTGGTAAAAAAGGTTGAGGCAGCTTAAATTTAAGTTTTAAAAAACTAAATAATTTGGAG
It encodes the following:
- the purD gene encoding phosphoribosylamine--glycine ligase, producing MQVLIIGSGGREHALAWKISQSPKVSQIYCAPGNAGISEYATCIEIKDNNLDELLSFAKEKQIDLTIVGPEIPLSLGIVDLFNDNGLKIFGPSKLAAEIEGSKAFSKDLMKKYNIPTAEYEIFTEVEPAKDYLQDIGIPCVVKADGLAAGKGVMVCFTEEEALKAIYEILLDQKFGDAGARLVIEEYLEGQEVSMLAFSDGKTIVPMVSAQDHKQVFDNDKGPNTGGMGAYSPAPIYTDEIHDFVVTEVLEKTIKAMEIEGRNYQGILYAGLMLTPKGPKVLEYNARFGDPETQVVLPRLETDLIVIIEAILENTLDKITIKWSQEAAVCVVMASGGYPGDYEKDKVITGLEKVSEPTRIFHAGTATKNGQIVTNGGRVLGVTALGKTIQEAINNAYKGVEKINFADVHYRKDIGAKAVKG
- a CDS encoding sirohydrochlorin cobaltochelatase, which encodes MNKAIILVSHGSVRPETREQLEELANRIKEKYSDYDVNLSFSGKIIIKLLKEKYNIIMKTPKEELTRLIQEGYTEIIVQSLHILPGLEFHGLLKDISEFKGANIKVGYPLLSSNTDYSKSAKAIQMLFPNLEEKQGVVLMGHGTYHPSNSGYACLQNHFYDQEKNFFIANVKGYPKLEHIIGKLHKLNINQIVLMPYLLTVGNHVYEDMIGNDNSFIKVLEKEGIKVIPYLKGLVEDVNHQDIFIEHINDAISGITLKDKFKLDA
- a CDS encoding S8 family peptidase encodes the protein MRFSNNDWFETYSHKLCPTLKSNFSNIDQPFFRLGFHKNKIPVIVEFESQRNKELAIREIAKTAKCVIDSEIPLINFFTTTVNTKNLELLMKNPLVKNVWHDGKVRALLDIASPSINSSKLWRKNITGKGVGVAVLDTGIYNHPDLEDRIIAFKDFVRRKKYPYDDNGHGTHVAGNVAASGKHSSFRYTAPAPEANIIGVKVLDKDGSGNISTIVRALEWCIRYKERLNIRVINLSLGTAASQTYEKDPLCLAAEKAWKSGIVVCAAAGNSGPDPKTIDSPGIHPSIITVGALDTKQTVKTRDDDVASFSSRGPTIDGLTKPDILAPGVKITSLLSKGVSKGTKVDDYYTTLSGTSMASGVCSGVVAQILQIDSSLTPDQVKTILINSARGVNNLDANLQGSGLIDTQAAIRNLKNNQ
- a CDS encoding heavy metal translocating P-type ATPase, coding for MNEKIKVYDMTCGHCVKRVTTILEKLPSIKDVEVTLEDETASFSYDPEQIDLTAIKEAITKAGYPTESKAVESIDEPTNTEKTQIDTKVQPPEIITPSEKENKTVTKQFELTGMTCANCAMAIEKKVKTMDGIKTANVNFASEKLSVEIDTDKVKDEEIINKIKDLGYGVKTKENKTQFKVNGMTCANCALAIEKKLNGTKGVQKTAVNFANETVSVEFDPETINIDTIFAKVRDAGYEPLKNKDDKDDLQIANKERNWLIFSAVLSLPLMPIMWFLPMTPGVIYFMFFIATIVQFTAGLTFYKSAYHALKNGAANMDVLVSLGITAAYGYSVLTTFPDIFFEGPTFFDTSAILITFIRFGKFLEARAKGKATTALKSLLELQADKARIFIDGDEKEVSASSLQIGDIVVVKPGEKVPVDGEIIEGQTSIDESMLTGESIPIEKSVGAEVIGATINKSGSIKVKTTKTGKDTVLSNIIKMVEDAQGVKPPIQRLADKISQYFVPIVVTISVITFLVWYFIVDSDFVFAFTASIAVLVIACPCALGLATPTAIMVGSGIGLNRGILFKSAAVLEEIATLDAIGFDKTGTLTKGTPEVTDIVSFEKYSRDEVLKITAAGEKPSLHPLAQAIVKEAHRENIIIEDVTDYFEESGHGIKCTYNRQTLLIGNIKLMTKYKVNYQNTLDDFNKLASEGKTTMFIALDQKCIGIIALADVLKETTKEAISRLHELGIKTFMITGDNQKVANVVGQEVGIDEIIAEILPEDKINIIKDYQAKKYKVAMVGDGINDAPALAQADIGIAIGSGTDVAKETGDIILVKNNLLDVERAIRLGRKTLTKIKQNLFWALFYNVLGIPIAAGLLFPLTGHLLPPEWAGLAMAFSSVSVVTNSLLLKRYENVLFQLEH
- the gdhA gene encoding NADP-specific glutamate dehydrogenase; amino-acid sequence: MAFNLDSFMEKIIARDPEEKEFHQAVHEVASTLAPFLDKNPKYTDAKILERIAEPERVIIFRVPWVDDKGEVHVNRGYRVQMNSAIGPYKGGIRFHPSVCLSVLKFLAFEQVFKNSLTTLPMGGGKGGADFDPKGKSDNEVMRFCQSFMSELYRHIGPNTDVPAGDIGVGAREVGYMFGQYKKLQNEFTGVLTGKGRNWGGSLIRPESTGYGTLYFAKEMLEAHGKSIEGKTILISGSGNVAQFATEKAIHLGAKVVTLSDSNGTIYDPEGITEEKLDFIKELKNVKRGRIKEYADHYGCEYLEGKRPWSIKCDIAIPCATQNEINGDDAKELIKNGCFCVAEGANMPSTPGAFDVFLSAKILYGPAKAVNAGGVSTSGLEMTQNSMRLCWCRDEVDERLSTIMKNIHEQCMTYGKEGDYINYAAGANIAGFVKVADAMLDQGIV